A single region of the Triticum dicoccoides isolate Atlit2015 ecotype Zavitan chromosome 2B, WEW_v2.0, whole genome shotgun sequence genome encodes:
- the LOC119363000 gene encoding uncharacterized protein LOC119363000 → MAGAGSGSSAPGEGGFHLMSCLKEVLTLRGDNHTERRKKVELAFICADPDWVVVKPQPVRPTEPVREATDDDAAWAKKKGDYAPLEQSYLIDNQKWVNANKKCMAFIKNTIESAIVGSIPECTSAGELLTKIKSQFTGSSKIYATQVLEQLVTERYTGGSHGTREHILRMSNMAAKLKPMDADLEIKPALLVHLVMASLPQEFATFVVNYNMSPGTWDIKKTIAMCVQEEDRLKAAHGGSINYVKDWKKKNYNQNNKSSPSKNGKAPYQHQHQQQPFSVDKDTCLHCKQKRHYKKDCAAWLKSVMAKRGIPFDANYAKKRKTH, encoded by the exons ATGGCCGGCGCTGGATCGGGTTCATCCGCACCAGGAGAAG GAGGCTttcacttgatgagttgcctaaaAGAAGTTCTGACACTCAGAGGTGACAACCACACTGAGCGGAGGAAGAAAGTTGAACTGGCATTTATTTGTGCTGATCCTGACTGGGTTGTGGTGAAACCACAGCCGGTCAGACCCACAGAGCCAGTAAGAGAGGCCACTGATGATGATGCTGCATGGGCTAAAAAGAAGGGGGACTATGCTCCTTTGGAGCAGTCCTACCTCATAGATAACCAAAAGTGGGTCAatgcaaacaaaaagtgcatggcttTTATAAAGAATACAATTGAGAGCGCCATTGTGGGCTCCATTCCAGAGTGCACTTCCGCAGGGGAGTTGCTTACAAAGATAAAGAGCCAGTTCACTGGCTCTTCAAAGATCTATGCCACCCAGGTGTTAGAGCAACTGGTGACAGAACGCTACACAGGTGGTAGTCATGGAACAAGAGAGCACATCCTCAGGATGAGTAATATGGCAGCAAAGCTCAAGCCCATGGATGCAGATCTGGAGATCAAACCAGCGCTCCTGGTCCACCTGGTCATGGCTTCACTGCCACAGGAGTTTGCAACTTTTGTTGTAAACTATAATATGTCACCTGGAACATGGGACATTAAAAAGACAATAGCAATGTGTGTCCAAGAAGAGGACAGACTCAAAGCCGCACATGGTGGTTCAATCAACTATGTGAAGGATTGGAAGAAAAAGAattacaatcaaaacaacaaaagttCTCCTTCAAAGAATGGAAAAGCCCCCTATCAGCATCAGCATCAGCAACAACCTTTCTCAGTGGACAAAGACACGTGTCTCCACTGCAAGCAGAAAAGGCATTACAAGAAAGACTGCGCTGCTTGGCTGAAGTCAGTCATGGCAAAAAGAG GGATTCCATTTGACGCGAACTACGCTAAGAAGCGAAAGACGCATTGA